The Streptomyces sp. NBC_00344 genome includes a window with the following:
- a CDS encoding MurR/RpiR family transcriptional regulator yields the protein MSDSPAARLQQLFEGHRLTPTQRRIAHCMVRRAADAPFLSSVELAELAGVSQPSVTRFAVALGFDGYPALRRHLREVAPAGSTADDNSLNEYQQAVLAEMENLRQLSELLADPSLVERAGRTLAASPVLPVLGLRAASSQARGFAYFAAKVHSDVRLLDEGGTMLADRIDASVRAGATALLCFALPRHPREVAEALAYAGSAGLTVITVADSAFAPVAKDSDILIPAAVGTGLAFDTACGPMLLGRVLLEAMCDDLPDAQARLEEFDTRASARGLFVE from the coding sequence ATGAGCGACAGCCCGGCCGCACGGCTGCAGCAGCTCTTCGAAGGGCACCGGCTGACACCGACACAGCGGCGGATCGCGCACTGCATGGTGCGCCGGGCCGCCGACGCGCCGTTTCTCTCCTCCGTGGAGCTGGCCGAACTGGCCGGTGTCAGCCAGCCGTCCGTCACCCGCTTCGCCGTCGCGCTCGGCTTCGACGGCTACCCGGCACTGCGCAGGCATCTGCGCGAGGTGGCGCCGGCCGGCAGCACCGCCGATGACAACAGCCTCAACGAGTACCAGCAGGCGGTCCTGGCCGAGATGGAGAATCTGCGGCAGCTGTCCGAACTGCTCGCCGATCCGTCACTGGTGGAGCGCGCGGGCAGGACGCTCGCCGCATCTCCGGTGCTGCCGGTGCTCGGGCTGCGCGCCGCTTCCTCGCAGGCCAGGGGTTTCGCGTACTTCGCGGCCAAGGTGCACTCGGACGTCCGGCTGCTCGACGAGGGCGGCACCATGCTGGCCGACCGCATCGACGCGTCGGTGCGGGCCGGTGCCACGGCGCTGCTCTGCTTCGCGCTGCCGCGCCATCCGCGCGAGGTCGCCGAGGCGCTGGCGTACGCCGGATCGGCGGGCCTGACCGTGATCACGGTCGCCGACTCGGCCTTCGCCCCGGTGGCCAAGGACAGCGACATCCTCATCCCGGCGGCTGTCGGCACCGGTCTTGCCTTCGACACGGCGTGCGGGCCGATGCTGCTGGGCCGGGTGCTGCTCGAGGCGATGTGCGACGACCTGCCCGACGCGCAGGCGAGGCTGGAGGAGTTCGACACCAGGGCTTCGGCACGGGGCCTCTTCGTGGAGTGA
- a CDS encoding roadblock/LC7 domain-containing protein yields MSAEAEVLDELHRLRARVPLVVGALAASADGLVLAQDTASSEAESIAALTAAALGVAQRLTDTTGQGDFRELLVRGEHGYVATYAAGPSAVLTLLAQPRINVGRLHLEARRASARIGELVDGALERPESP; encoded by the coding sequence ATGTCCGCGGAGGCCGAAGTCCTCGACGAGTTGCACCGGCTGAGAGCCCGGGTCCCGCTGGTCGTCGGAGCGCTCGCGGCCAGCGCCGACGGCCTGGTGCTGGCTCAGGACACCGCGTCGTCGGAGGCCGAGTCCATCGCGGCGCTCACCGCGGCGGCCCTCGGCGTGGCCCAGCGGCTGACGGACACCACGGGCCAGGGCGACTTTCGCGAACTGCTCGTCCGGGGCGAACACGGCTACGTCGCCACCTATGCCGCCGGCCCGTCCGCGGTGCTCACGCTGCTCGCCCAGCCGCGCATCAACGTAGGCCGTCTGCACCTGGAAGCCCGCCGTGCCAGCGCCCGGATCGGCGAACTGGTCGACGGCGCCCTCGAACGGCCGGAGAGCCCATGA
- a CDS encoding transcriptional regulator, whose amino-acid sequence MSPATVSPMLVRLAGERATGALLRDRGTLYLVDGQVVHAESPAAPGIDILLTATGRLRPEGWQQAVDRAGAHGFVGRFLVESGQVAGGELEICHLGALHDAAFFALAPSSGPTRFRYGVAHWIGPVHPVSAEVVEREAARRRDLLDRLWPYPDVDNAPVVRTRRRPDTTVTARQRAVLALADGAMTPQDIARALGRPAFHILIDIRRLAAAGAVETPRAPVPQAHLVPAWVAGMTPDPDVALLRRLRDALEATL is encoded by the coding sequence ATGAGCCCCGCAACCGTGTCCCCCATGCTGGTCCGGCTCGCCGGTGAGCGCGCGACCGGCGCCCTGCTGCGGGACCGCGGCACGCTCTACCTGGTGGACGGCCAGGTGGTGCACGCCGAGAGCCCCGCCGCACCGGGCATCGACATCCTGCTCACCGCCACCGGCCGGTTGCGGCCCGAAGGCTGGCAGCAGGCCGTCGACCGGGCGGGCGCCCACGGTTTCGTCGGCAGATTCCTCGTGGAGAGCGGCCAGGTGGCCGGCGGGGAACTGGAGATATGCCATCTGGGAGCGCTGCACGACGCGGCGTTCTTCGCACTGGCCCCCAGCAGCGGGCCCACCCGCTTCCGTTACGGGGTCGCCCACTGGATCGGTCCGGTGCACCCGGTGTCCGCCGAGGTGGTGGAACGCGAAGCCGCCCGCCGGAGGGACCTGCTCGACCGGCTCTGGCCGTATCCGGACGTCGACAACGCCCCGGTGGTAAGGACCCGCCGCCGCCCGGACACCACGGTCACCGCGCGCCAGCGGGCCGTGCTCGCTCTGGCCGACGGCGCGATGACCCCGCAGGACATCGCCCGCGCGCTGGGCCGCCCGGCGTTCCACATTCTGATCGACATCCGCAGGCTGGCAGCCGCCGGCGCGGTCGAGACCCCGCGCGCGCCCGTACCGCAGGCGCACCTGGTTCCCGCGTGGGTCGCCGGGATGACGCCGGACCCGGATGTCGCCCTGCTCCGCCGGCTGCGAGACGCATTGGAGGCCACGCTGTGA
- a CDS encoding diaminopimelate decarboxylase: MASETAPDSTDVRPSTAPRTAALRREQAVRAAVESGIAGARTPIVGLLDISGIRSSAAALHSAFAGVTPPGTPVLHAFAVKAAPLVPVLRLLRAEGIGAEVASPGELALARAAGVRPSHTVLDSPAKTPAELREALSLGIAVNADNPQELDRIDALVGSDPPSSPLGLRVNPQIGGGSIGALSTATATSKFGIALRDDGAREWVIRACLDRPWLTRLHTHSGSQGVPLALMAEGVRAVHELAEEINTAAGRQQIDTIDIGGGLPVNFSSDEETPRYADYARLLKETAPGLLDGRYGLVTEFGRSLLAKHGTILARVEYTKSSGGRPIAVTHAGVQVATRTVYAPESWPLRITAHDADGRPKSGPGVAQDVAGPACFAGDLLAEDRELPLLQPGDYAAVLDTGAYYFAHHYAYNSLARPGIYGFSTGPDGVRFTVARDPQTMEEIVADAGGGHRDALLPE, translated from the coding sequence ATGGCTTCCGAAACGGCTCCCGACAGCACCGACGTCAGGCCCTCCACCGCCCCCCGTACAGCCGCCCTGAGGCGCGAGCAGGCCGTCCGGGCGGCGGTGGAGAGCGGGATCGCCGGCGCCCGGACACCGATCGTCGGACTGCTGGACATCTCCGGCATCCGGAGCAGCGCGGCGGCACTGCACTCCGCCTTCGCCGGCGTCACGCCACCCGGCACCCCGGTTCTGCACGCTTTCGCGGTGAAGGCCGCACCACTGGTGCCGGTGCTGAGGCTGCTCAGGGCCGAGGGCATCGGGGCCGAGGTCGCGAGCCCCGGTGAACTGGCGCTGGCCCGCGCCGCCGGCGTGCGGCCCTCGCACACCGTGCTGGACTCCCCCGCGAAGACCCCGGCCGAGCTGCGGGAAGCACTGAGCCTGGGAATCGCGGTCAACGCGGACAATCCGCAGGAGCTGGACCGTATCGACGCACTCGTCGGATCGGATCCGCCGTCGTCCCCGCTGGGCCTGCGGGTGAACCCGCAGATCGGCGGCGGCTCCATCGGAGCCCTGTCGACCGCGACCGCCACATCGAAGTTCGGCATCGCCCTGCGCGACGACGGCGCGCGCGAGTGGGTGATCCGTGCCTGCCTGGACCGCCCCTGGCTGACCCGGCTGCACACCCATTCCGGCTCGCAGGGCGTGCCGCTGGCACTGATGGCCGAAGGCGTCCGGGCCGTCCATGAACTGGCCGAGGAGATCAACACCGCGGCGGGCCGGCAGCAGATCGACACCATCGACATCGGCGGCGGGCTCCCCGTCAACTTCTCGTCCGACGAGGAAACCCCCCGCTACGCCGACTACGCGCGCCTCCTCAAGGAGACCGCACCCGGGCTGCTCGACGGCCGCTACGGTCTGGTCACCGAGTTCGGCCGCTCCCTGCTCGCCAAGCACGGCACGATCCTCGCCCGGGTCGAGTACACCAAGTCGTCCGGCGGACGGCCGATCGCGGTGACCCACGCAGGTGTCCAGGTCGCGACCCGCACGGTGTACGCGCCCGAGTCCTGGCCGCTGCGGATCACCGCCCATGACGCGGACGGCCGGCCCAAGTCCGGCCCCGGGGTCGCCCAGGACGTGGCAGGGCCGGCCTGTTTCGCGGGCGATCTGCTGGCGGAGGACCGGGAGTTGCCCCTGCTCCAGCCGGGCGACTACGCGGCGGTGCTCGACACCGGCGCCTACTACTTCGCGCACCACTATGCGTACAACAGCCTTGCCAGGCCCGGCATTTACGGCTTTTCGACCGGACCCGACGGGGTGCGGTTCACCGTGGCACGGGACCCGCAGACCATGGAGGAGATCGTGGCGGACGCGGGTGGCGGGCATCGGGACGCACTTCTCCCGGAGTGA
- the hutU gene encoding urocanate hydratase → MSGPRPVRAPRGTELSALGWQQEAALRMLQNNLDPEVAEHPDKLVVYGGTGKAARDWRSFDAMVRTLKTLKQDETMLVQSGRPVGVMQTHEWAPRVLIANSNLVGDWANWEEFRRLEALGLTMYGQMTAGSWIYIGTQGILQGTYETFAAVAAKRFNGTLAGTITLTAGLGGMGGAQPLAVTMNDGVAICIDVDPRAIERRIEHRYLDVRADSPEHALRLAVEARDARKPLSIGLLGNAAELLPQLLADGAPIDIVTDQTSAHDPLAYLPVGVDFDDMAAYAAEKPADFTVRARESMARHVEAMVGFMDAGAEVFDYGNSIRGEAQLAGYARAFDFPGFVPAYIRPLFCEGRGPFRWAALSGEASDIHKTDKALLDLFPENESLHRWIKMAGERVHFQGLPARICWLGQGERDKAGALFNDMVADGTLAAPLAIGRDHLDCGSVASPYRETEAMLDGSDAIADWPLLNAMVNVASGASWVSIHHGGGVGMGRSIHAGQVSVADGTELAGEKIRRVLTNDPGMGVIRHVDAGYDIAERVADERGVRIPMREGTE, encoded by the coding sequence ATGTCAGGACCCCGGCCGGTACGGGCACCGCGCGGTACGGAGCTGAGCGCCCTGGGATGGCAGCAGGAAGCCGCCCTCCGGATGCTGCAGAACAACCTCGACCCCGAGGTCGCGGAGCACCCCGACAAGCTCGTCGTCTACGGCGGCACCGGCAAGGCCGCCCGCGACTGGCGCTCCTTCGACGCGATGGTGCGCACGCTGAAGACGCTGAAGCAGGACGAGACGATGCTCGTCCAGTCCGGCCGCCCGGTCGGCGTGATGCAGACCCATGAATGGGCTCCGCGGGTCCTGATCGCCAACTCCAACCTGGTCGGCGACTGGGCGAACTGGGAGGAGTTCCGCCGCCTGGAGGCGCTGGGGCTGACCATGTACGGCCAGATGACGGCCGGATCCTGGATCTACATCGGCACCCAGGGAATCCTCCAGGGCACCTACGAGACCTTCGCCGCGGTCGCCGCCAAGCGATTCAACGGCACACTCGCCGGGACGATCACCCTCACCGCGGGTCTTGGCGGCATGGGCGGGGCCCAGCCACTCGCCGTGACCATGAACGACGGCGTCGCCATCTGTATCGACGTCGACCCGCGGGCCATCGAGCGCCGCATCGAGCACCGCTACCTGGACGTCAGGGCCGACAGCCCTGAGCATGCGCTGCGGCTCGCCGTCGAGGCGCGCGACGCCCGCAAGCCGCTCTCCATCGGGCTGCTCGGCAACGCGGCCGAGCTGCTGCCCCAGCTGCTCGCCGACGGCGCCCCGATCGACATCGTGACGGACCAGACCTCCGCCCACGACCCCCTCGCCTACCTCCCGGTCGGGGTCGACTTCGACGACATGGCCGCGTACGCCGCCGAGAAGCCCGCCGACTTCACGGTGCGCGCCCGCGAGTCGATGGCCCGGCACGTCGAGGCCATGGTCGGCTTCATGGACGCGGGCGCCGAGGTCTTCGACTACGGCAACTCCATCCGTGGCGAGGCGCAACTCGCTGGATACGCAAGGGCGTTCGACTTCCCCGGCTTTGTCCCCGCCTACATCCGCCCGCTCTTCTGCGAGGGCAGGGGCCCGTTCCGCTGGGCGGCGCTGTCCGGCGAGGCATCGGACATCCACAAGACCGACAAGGCGCTGCTCGACCTCTTCCCGGAGAACGAATCGCTGCACCGCTGGATCAAAATGGCGGGCGAGCGGGTCCACTTCCAGGGGCTGCCGGCCCGTATCTGCTGGCTTGGCCAGGGCGAACGCGACAAGGCAGGCGCCCTGTTCAACGACATGGTCGCCGACGGCACGCTCGCCGCGCCGCTGGCCATCGGCCGCGACCACCTCGACTGCGGCTCCGTCGCCTCCCCCTACCGCGAGACCGAGGCCATGCTCGACGGCTCCGACGCGATCGCCGACTGGCCGCTGCTCAACGCCATGGTCAACGTGGCGTCCGGCGCGTCCTGGGTCTCCATCCACCACGGTGGCGGTGTCGGTATGGGCCGCTCCATCCACGCGGGCCAGGTCTCGGTGGCGGACGGCACGGAACTCGCGGGCGAGAAGATCCGCCGGGTGCTGACCAACGACCCGGGCATGGGCGTCATCCGCCATGTCGACGCCGGATACGACATCGCCGAGCGGGTGGCCGACGAGCGCGGTGTCCGCATCCCGATGCGCGAGGGCACCGAGTGA
- a CDS encoding allantoate amidohydrolase yields the protein MWRDLAPIGRDAGSGGYRRYAWTAADADCRAWFKDQAESRGLTYEVDRNGNQWAWLGDPEGTDAVVTGSHLDSVPDGGAFDGPLGVVSSFAALDELRSRGVEFTRPLAIGNFGDEEGARFGLACVGSRLAAGRLTVEQAHALRDGDGVPLPHAMEKAGYDPSTIGPDPERLARIGAFVELHVEQGRALDLSGDPVGIASAIWPHGRWRYDFTGEANHAGTTRLVDRRDPMLTYAQTVLAARREAELAGAVATFGKIVVEPNGVNAIASLVRGWLDSRAADQSTLDTVIAGIEQAAREQGERDGVDVRVTRESFTPVVEFAHALRDELGRILGGDGGGIPVLGTGAGHDAGILSASVPTAMLFVRNPTGVSHSPAEHAGEDDCLAGVTALADVLEGLACR from the coding sequence ATGTGGCGCGACCTGGCCCCTATCGGCCGCGACGCCGGAAGCGGCGGATACCGCCGCTATGCCTGGACCGCCGCGGACGCGGACTGCCGCGCCTGGTTCAAGGACCAGGCGGAGAGCCGCGGACTGACCTACGAGGTCGACCGCAACGGCAACCAGTGGGCATGGCTGGGTGACCCGGAGGGCACCGACGCCGTCGTCACCGGCTCACATCTGGACTCGGTGCCGGACGGCGGTGCCTTCGACGGGCCGCTCGGTGTGGTCTCCTCCTTCGCCGCCCTCGACGAACTCCGCAGCAGGGGAGTGGAGTTCACCAGGCCGCTGGCCATCGGGAACTTCGGCGACGAGGAGGGGGCCCGCTTCGGGCTCGCCTGCGTCGGCTCCCGGCTCGCGGCCGGCCGGCTCACCGTGGAACAGGCTCATGCGCTGCGCGACGGCGACGGGGTCCCACTGCCCCACGCCATGGAAAAGGCCGGGTACGACCCCTCCACGATCGGGCCCGACCCCGAGCGGCTCGCCCGGATCGGCGCGTTCGTCGAACTGCATGTGGAACAGGGCCGCGCCCTCGACCTCAGCGGGGACCCGGTCGGTATCGCGTCCGCCATCTGGCCGCACGGCCGCTGGCGGTACGACTTCACCGGCGAGGCCAACCACGCGGGCACCACCCGTCTGGTGGACCGCCGCGACCCGATGCTCACCTATGCGCAGACCGTGCTCGCGGCGCGCCGTGAAGCGGAGCTCGCCGGGGCCGTCGCCACCTTCGGCAAGATCGTCGTGGAGCCCAACGGCGTGAACGCCATCGCCTCCCTGGTGCGCGGCTGGCTCGACTCCCGCGCCGCCGACCAGTCCACCCTGGACACCGTCATCGCCGGTATCGAGCAGGCCGCCAGGGAACAGGGCGAGCGCGACGGCGTGGATGTCCGGGTCACCCGGGAGTCCTTCACCCCCGTCGTGGAATTCGCGCATGCGCTGCGGGACGAGCTGGGCCGGATCCTCGGCGGGGACGGCGGCGGCATCCCCGTTCTCGGAACAGGGGCGGGACACGACGCCGGAATCCTCTCCGCTTCCGTTCCGACCGCCATGCTGTTCGTACGCAACCCCACGGGTGTCTCGCACTCCCCGGCGGAACACGCCGGTGAGGACGACTGCCTGGCCGGGGTGACCGCACTCGCCGACGTACTGGAGGGCCTGGCGTGCAGGTGA
- a CDS encoding formimidoylglutamate deiminase, whose product MQVTYWLEHAWLDTHVEPGVAVEVDAGRITSVVTDVPAPPRGATALRGLTLPGLANAHSHAFHRALRSTVQVGSGTFWTWRDVMYGVSARLTPESYHALARAVYAEMALAGITAVGEFHYLHHGPGGTPYDDPNAMGDALIAAAADAGIRITLLDTAYLASGLIDKRRGAAPNKHQLRFSDGTAQAWAERASLLKDGEHTRIGAAIHSVRAVPAAQLSTVAEWAEARQAPLHVHLSEQTAENDACRAAHGCTPTRLLADHGVLGPRTTGVHNTHLTAGDISLIGTTATGTCMCPTTERDLADGIGPAVQLQHAGSPLSLGSDSHAVIDILEESRAMELNERLRTRTRGHWTAAALLRAATADGHAAIGWGDAGTIEPGALADLTTIALDTVRTAGPVSRLGAETAVFAASAADVRHTVVGGRQIVRDGVHTLVPDVPQALARSIATLHA is encoded by the coding sequence GTGCAGGTGACGTACTGGCTGGAACACGCCTGGCTCGACACCCACGTCGAGCCGGGTGTCGCCGTGGAGGTCGACGCGGGCCGGATCACCTCCGTCGTCACGGATGTGCCGGCCCCGCCGCGGGGTGCGACGGCGCTGCGCGGTCTGACCCTCCCGGGCCTGGCGAACGCGCACAGCCACGCCTTCCACCGCGCGCTGCGCTCCACCGTCCAGGTGGGCTCCGGCACCTTCTGGACCTGGCGCGACGTGATGTACGGAGTGTCCGCCCGGCTCACTCCGGAGAGCTATCACGCCCTCGCCCGCGCGGTGTACGCCGAGATGGCGCTGGCCGGCATCACGGCCGTCGGTGAATTCCACTACCTGCACCACGGCCCCGGCGGGACGCCCTACGACGATCCGAACGCGATGGGCGACGCGCTGATCGCGGCCGCCGCCGACGCGGGCATCCGGATCACCCTCCTCGACACCGCCTACCTCGCGTCCGGGCTGATCGACAAGCGCAGAGGGGCCGCCCCCAACAAGCACCAGCTGCGCTTCTCGGACGGCACCGCCCAGGCCTGGGCCGAGCGGGCTTCCCTGCTGAAGGACGGCGAGCACACCCGGATCGGCGCGGCCATCCACTCCGTACGGGCGGTGCCGGCCGCCCAGCTGTCCACGGTGGCCGAGTGGGCCGAAGCACGGCAGGCACCGCTCCATGTGCATCTGTCCGAGCAGACAGCGGAGAACGACGCCTGCCGGGCGGCCCACGGCTGTACGCCCACCAGGCTGCTCGCGGATCACGGCGTGCTGGGACCGCGCACGACCGGCGTCCACAACACCCATCTCACCGCGGGCGACATCTCGCTGATCGGCACGACCGCGACGGGCACCTGCATGTGCCCGACCACCGAGCGGGACCTCGCCGACGGCATCGGCCCGGCGGTCCAGCTCCAGCACGCGGGCAGTCCGCTCTCGCTGGGCAGCGACAGTCACGCCGTCATCGACATCCTGGAGGAGTCGCGGGCCATGGAGCTCAATGAGCGCCTGCGCACCCGCACCCGGGGGCACTGGACCGCGGCTGCCCTGCTGCGCGCCGCGACCGCCGACGGCCATGCCGCCATCGGCTGGGGCGACGCGGGCACCATCGAGCCGGGTGCCCTCGCCGACCTCACCACGATCGCGCTGGACACCGTCAGAACAGCGGGGCCGGTGTCGAGGCTCGGAGCGGAGACCGCGGTATTCGCCGCTTCCGCGGCGGACGTCCGGCACACGGTCGTCGGCGGCCGGCAGATCGTACGCGACGGTGTGCACACCCTGGTCCCGGACGTGCCGCAGGCCCTGGCGCGGTCCATCGCCACACTGCACGCCTGA
- the hutI gene encoding imidazolonepropionase, which yields MKTGTTALTHISTLVTNDPSLGDGSPLGLIQDAALVIDGDRIAWVGETSKAPAADNAVDAGGRAVIPGFVDSHSHLVFAGDRTAEFNARMSGRSYSAGGIRTTVAATRAATDDELSANVARYLREALRQGTTTLETKSGYGLTVADETRALRIAASHTDEVTYLGAHIVPPEHADDPAAYVALVTGEMLESCAPHARWIDVFCEKGAFDGDQARAILTAGLARGLHPRIHANQLGHGPGVQLAVELDAASADHCTHLTDADVAALASGSTVATLLPGAEFSTRAEWPDARRLLDAGATVALSTDCNPGSSFTSSMPFCIALAVRDMGMTPDEAVWAATAGGAAALRRTDIGRLAPGALADLALLDAPSPVHLAYRPGVPLVSAVWRRGERKL from the coding sequence ATGAAGACCGGCACCACCGCACTCACCCACATCAGCACCTTGGTCACCAACGACCCCTCCCTCGGCGACGGTTCCCCTCTCGGTCTGATCCAGGACGCGGCGCTCGTCATCGACGGCGACCGCATCGCCTGGGTCGGTGAGACCAGCAAAGCACCCGCCGCTGACAACGCGGTCGACGCGGGCGGACGGGCGGTGATTCCCGGCTTCGTCGACTCCCACTCGCATCTGGTCTTCGCGGGCGACCGCACGGCGGAGTTCAACGCCCGGATGTCCGGCCGCAGTTATTCGGCGGGCGGCATCCGCACCACGGTCGCCGCGACCAGGGCGGCGACCGACGACGAGCTCTCGGCGAACGTCGCGAGATATCTGCGGGAGGCCCTCCGCCAGGGCACCACCACGCTGGAGACCAAGTCCGGTTACGGGCTGACCGTCGCCGACGAGACCAGGGCGCTGCGCATCGCGGCCTCGCACACCGATGAGGTCACCTATCTGGGCGCCCACATCGTGCCGCCCGAGCACGCGGACGACCCGGCCGCCTATGTGGCGCTGGTGACCGGTGAGATGCTCGAATCCTGTGCCCCGCACGCCCGGTGGATCGATGTGTTCTGCGAGAAGGGAGCCTTCGACGGCGACCAGGCCCGCGCGATCCTCACCGCCGGCCTGGCCCGCGGACTGCACCCCCGGATCCACGCCAACCAGCTGGGGCACGGTCCGGGTGTCCAGCTCGCGGTGGAGCTGGACGCGGCATCGGCCGACCACTGCACCCATCTGACCGACGCGGACGTAGCGGCTCTGGCGAGCGGCAGCACGGTGGCCACACTGCTCCCCGGCGCCGAGTTCTCCACCCGGGCCGAGTGGCCGGACGCCCGCCGTCTGCTCGACGCGGGAGCCACCGTCGCCCTCTCCACCGACTGCAACCCCGGCTCGTCCTTCACCTCCTCCATGCCGTTCTGCATCGCCCTCGCGGTACGGGACATGGGCATGACCCCCGACGAGGCGGTCTGGGCGGCCACCGCGGGCGGCGCGGCCGCTCTGCGGCGCACCGACATCGGCCGCCTCGCCCCGGGAGCCCTCGCCGACCTCGCGCTCCTGGACGCCCCGTCGCCCGTGCATCTCGCCTACCGGCCGGGTGTTCCGCTGGTCTCGGCGGTCTGGCGGCGCGGCGAACGCAAGCTCTGA
- a CDS encoding GNAT family N-acetyltransferase, translating to MRVKRPGELDQGEIESWRELRAMSGARANPFMEPEFTLAVGRQRPGARVAVVHDAGWTAGFFPYEKGLFGHGRAIGFGVSDCQGAVLGPGLRLEARELLRACGLSAWEYDNLEAGQELFRPSAADEYASYVIDVAQGYEQYQQLLRKQSPKFLRTTLAKERRMGRQIGPLRFVLDERDPAALERLMAWKSAQYRRTGRGDRFAKEWISSLVHYLAHLREPGCSGLLSVLYAADRPVAAHFGLRSRTVLACWFPAYEPEFARFSPGLILHLRMAEAAAEVGIGMLDLGRGAAEYKEALKTGEQRVFEGASLRPGAGAALHWAGREPSRRAHGFVRRRPALAAFAQRSLERAGRLRAE from the coding sequence ATCCGTGTGAAGAGGCCTGGCGAGCTGGACCAGGGGGAGATCGAGAGCTGGCGCGAGCTGCGGGCCATGTCCGGCGCACGGGCCAATCCGTTCATGGAGCCCGAATTCACTCTTGCCGTCGGGCGGCAGCGGCCGGGAGCCCGGGTCGCCGTGGTGCACGATGCGGGGTGGACGGCCGGCTTCTTCCCCTACGAGAAGGGGCTGTTCGGGCATGGCAGAGCCATCGGCTTCGGAGTGTCGGACTGCCAGGGCGCGGTGCTCGGGCCAGGTCTGCGGCTGGAAGCCCGGGAACTGCTGCGGGCCTGCGGGCTCTCCGCGTGGGAGTACGACAATCTCGAGGCGGGGCAGGAGCTCTTCCGGCCGTCGGCCGCCGATGAGTACGCCTCGTATGTCATCGACGTGGCGCAGGGGTACGAGCAGTACCAGCAGCTCCTGCGGAAGCAGTCGCCCAAGTTCCTGAGGACCACGCTCGCCAAGGAACGGAGAATGGGCCGCCAGATCGGCCCGCTCCGCTTCGTCCTCGACGAGCGGGACCCGGCGGCACTGGAACGGCTGATGGCGTGGAAGTCCGCGCAGTACCGGAGGACCGGGCGCGGAGACCGGTTCGCCAAGGAGTGGATCAGCAGCCTCGTGCACTACCTCGCGCACCTCAGGGAGCCGGGTTGTTCGGGTCTGCTGTCCGTGCTGTACGCGGCGGACCGCCCGGTGGCCGCTCACTTCGGACTGCGGTCGCGCACCGTGCTCGCCTGCTGGTTCCCGGCCTACGAACCGGAGTTCGCGAGATTCTCACCGGGCCTGATCCTGCATCTGCGGATGGCCGAGGCGGCCGCGGAGGTGGGGATCGGCATGCTCGACCTGGGACGCGGGGCCGCCGAGTACAAGGAAGCCCTGAAAACCGGGGAGCAACGGGTCTTCGAGGGAGCGTCGTTACGGCCGGGGGCGGGGGCCGCACTGCACTGGGCCGGCCGCGAACCCTCCCGCAGAGCGCACGGCTTCGTACGCCGGAGGCCCGCCCTCGCGGCCTTCGCGCAGCGGAGTCTCGAGCGGGCGGGGCGACTCCGTGCCGAGTGA